From the Candidatus Dormiibacterota bacterium genome, one window contains:
- a CDS encoding VOC family protein, with protein MATTYPDVIPMIAYEDGPKAMDWLSSAFGFKERTRMLGKDGRLSHGEMQAGDGVIMLATPTPDYQAPRHHREGCEPAQKWSAVPYIVDGVLVYVDDVDAHFAHAKQRGAAIISDVEADQYGKRYRAEDLEGHRWMFMERA; from the coding sequence ATGGCAACGACCTATCCCGACGTCATCCCGATGATCGCCTACGAAGATGGGCCAAAAGCCATGGACTGGCTGTCGTCCGCCTTCGGCTTCAAGGAGCGGACACGGATGCTGGGCAAGGACGGTCGCCTCAGCCATGGCGAAATGCAAGCCGGTGATGGCGTCATCATGCTGGCCACCCCGACGCCCGACTACCAGGCGCCGCGCCACCATCGCGAGGGCTGCGAGCCGGCCCAGAAATGGTCAGCAGTCCCGTACATCGTCGACGGCGTGTTGGTCTACGTCGACGACGTCGATGCCCACTTCGCGCACGCCAAGCAGCGAGGCGCTGCCATCATCAGCGACGTCGAGGCGGATCAGTATGGGAAGCGCTACCGCGCCGAGGACCTCGAAGGCCATCGCTGGATGTTCATGGAGCGCGCCTAG
- a CDS encoding DUF1272 domain-containing protein: protein MRPSCEKCGAALPPGGEARICSHECTFCPSCAAGMNGICPNCGGELVARPKRK, encoded by the coding sequence ATGCGGCCGTCGTGCGAGAAGTGCGGGGCCGCGCTGCCACCTGGTGGCGAGGCGCGGATCTGCAGCCACGAATGCACCTTCTGTCCGAGCTGCGCCGCAGGAATGAATGGCATCTGCCCGAACTGTGGCGGCGAGCTGGTGGCCCGGCCGAAGCGAAAGTAG